Part of the Labilibaculum antarcticum genome, AACCACTTTCGGTTTCAATAACTACAGAATTATCCTCAATCACACCAATTTTACTCAAATTAACGATATAAGAACGGTGAATTCTTGAGAAACGTGTAGCCGGCATTTTTTCTTCAATTGCCTTCATGGTAAAATGAATGGTGTATTTTTCATGATATGAATTCACAACCACGTAATTCTCTAAAGCTTCAATCCATAAAATATCGTCGTAATTCAAACGAACCAATGCTGAATTACTTTTGATGAAAATCTCATTCTTATCCTGCATGAAACCTTCGCTATTCTTGTAACGTCGATTTGCTTTGCTAACAGCTTTAAAAAATCGACTGTAACTAATTGGCTTTAAAAGATAATCAGTAACATCATATTCAAAAGCTTCCAGAGCATACTGTTCCTTTGAAGAGATAATAATAATTTGTGGTGTAGTACTTAAACTATTCAGGAATTCCATGCCACTCATTTCAGGCATTTCAATATCTAAAAATATCAAATCGACAGGTTCGTTCTTTTTGATATTATTAATTGCTTCAATTGCACTTGGATAAGAGGCTCCAAATGATAAAAAATCCGTTCTTTCAATATAACTTTCAACAACTTTTCTCGAAAGTTTATCATCGTCGATTACAACACAATTCATATAGGGGTAGTTAATTTTTATTCAAAGTAGTTAAATAAATCGTATTTATCTACGCTATGGTAGTTTTCATCAAAAATAATAATCTTTTTACCATTTCCGAAATATTTAAGCAAAATAATCCGCACTATTAAGTTTAACTTAAACTTAATTTTATCAAATTATTATCTCTATTGATTCTTTTTCAAAAATTTCTCGAGTAATTCGTCTCCAGATCTAACCGTTTTCTTTAGCCACTTCAAGTTCAACTCTAACTTTTCATTATCAGATAATTGCCACTCTACATCCGATCTGCGAAGTGCAGTTGTGAGGTGACTTAATACCAAGGCTGCAGAGACTGAAATATTAAAGCTTTCAGTAAATCCATACATTGGGATTTTCACAAATTCATCGGCATTATTCATTACCTCATCAGACAAACCAGTTCGTTCGGTTCCAAAAAAGAAAGCGGCCTTTCCTTTACTCAAATCAAAATCAGGTAAAAGAATATCATTGGTATGAGGTGTAGTAGCCACAATTCTGTATCCCTGGCTTTTTAATTTTGAAATTGTACTTAAGGTGTTTCTCTCCTCTTTATGATGCCGATGCAAATCAACCCACTTTGAAGCCCCCATAACCACATCAGGATTTAATTTGTACGAATTGTAATTTTCAATCACATGTAAATCTTGAATACCAAAACAATCGCACGTACGAATTACCGCACTGGCATTTTGAGCTTGAAATATATCCTCTAAAACCAGGGTAATGTATCTCGTTCTATCTTCAACATTTTTTCTCAGTAATTCTTTACGATTATCATTAGAAAAACCTTCTAGAAAATTTACAGCTTCTTTCAATAATCTCTCTTCCATCCACAAAAAATTAGATACAAAAAAAGGAGGTATTATAAATACACCCCCCTCTAACATCTTTTGACTGACAATTATCTATTGTACAGAGTCTGCTAATTCAGAACCAGCCTTAAATTTAATAACTTTTTTAGCTGGAATATTGATAGGCTTACCAGTTTGTGGATTCCTTCCAGTTCTAGCATCACGCTTAGAAACAGAAAACGAACCAAATCCTACAAGTGCTACTCTATCATCACCTTTTAATGCTTCAGTAGTAGTTTCAATGAAAGCATCTAATGCTTTTTTAGAATCAGCTTTAGTTAAACCAGCTTTGCTAGCAATTGCATCAATTAATTGAGCTTTGTTCATAACTTTATAAAATTTTAGGGTTAAAAATTGCTTTTAAATTTCATTCATATACAAATATAAAGGATTTCTGATGGTTTGCAAATTTCCTTTAAGAAAAAATAAGAAATTTAACCTTTAAAAGATTGCAACATAATAAATCAAAGAATTTTCAAGCTATTCCCCATAAACAATTAAAAGAAGAATGAGAATTAAATCATAACTCTATTTAAAGATGATTTTTATTTAACTAATTCATCAAATTTAAGGTGTACTAACATTCAATTATGACAAATTTAAAGATTCTACAATTCCTAAAGAAAAAAGGACGTAAAGCATTAATTAATAGACAATTAAAAAAAGTATAGCTTCTTCTCCTGAGTGATACTACCATCTTCTTTTACATCACTATAAAAGCAGTATATAATGATCTACATCATTACGAGATAATGAGTTCTAAAAAGGCTGTTCATAAAGAATGACAGCCTTTTTAGAACTCATTATTTAAGTAAAAGGAAGCTTTTAAACTCTGAAAACTCCTTACTTATTAAAATACTCTTTTTTTCTTTACCCAAACACTCCTGAAGGTAATCAGGAACTTTAATTTCAATATTTAGTACCTTTTCAACCGTATCCTTAAATTTTGCCGGATGGGCTGTTTCCAAAAAAACACCTACTTCACTTTCTTTATTTAAGTACTTTTTCAAGCCTAAATACCCAACTGCACCGTGAGGATCGAGAATGTACTTAGTCCTATTATATACATCTGCTATCGCATCTTCTGTTTCTTCATCAGAAAACCAAACGCCCTTTACATCCTTAATGATGTCTGAATGTTTCTCCTGATACAATTCCATCATACGGGCAAAATTACTTGGAGCACCAACATCCATTGCATTTGAAATGGTTTGAACCGAAGCTTTAGTCTCGTATTTTCCGGTATTCAAATAATCTGGCACAACCTTGTTTATATTTGCCGATGCAATAAATGAATCGATCGGCAATCCCATTTGTTTTGCCAGCAATCCTCCTGTAAGATTTCCGTAATTCCCACTAGGAACTGAAAACACAACTTTTTTATCTGTTGGTTGCAGTTGCGCCCAAGCGTAGAAATAGTAGAAACTTTGTGGTAACAATCGAGCAATATTTATTGAATTCGCTGAGGTCAAACTTAATTTAGCATTCAAATCATTATCACCAAAAGCTGTTTTCACCAAAGCCTGACAATCATCAAAAGTACCATCTACCTCGAGAGCTGTAATGTTTTGTCCCATTGTGGTCAATTGCTGCTCCTGAATCTTACTTACTTTGCCTGCAGGATATAATATAATAACATTAACACCTTCAACTCCTAAAAAACCATTGGCAACCGCGCTACCAGTATCTCCGGAAGTTGCAACCAAAATTGTAACCGCTTCCTGATTCTGCTTTGCGAAAGCACTCAGGCATCGTGACATGAATCGGGCACCTACATCTTTAAATGCACAAGTTGGACCGTGAAACAGCTCTAAGGTGTAAACACTATCTTCTATTGGCACAACAGGAATCGGGAAATTAAGCACCTCCTCCGTAATTTTCTTCAAATCAGCATCTGAGATATCATCGCCAACGAAATGACGGGCCACCTCGAAGCCAATTTCCGGAAGACTTAATCCGGGCAATCGTTTAAAAAAATCAGTTCCCAATTTTGGTATCGAAACCGGAAAAAACAAGCCCTTATCCGGCGCAAGCCCTTTTATTACAGCTTCTTTAAAGCTATAACGTAAATCTATATTATTTGTACTAAAATATTTCACAGTAATTTCTTTCTT contains:
- a CDS encoding LytR/AlgR family response regulator transcription factor, translating into MNCVVIDDDKLSRKVVESYIERTDFLSFGASYPSAIEAINNIKKNEPVDLIFLDIEMPEMSGMEFLNSLSTTPQIIIISSKEQYALEAFEYDVTDYLLKPISYSRFFKAVSKANRRYKNSEGFMQDKNEIFIKSNSALVRLNYDDILWIEALENYVVVNSYHEKYTIHFTMKAIEEKMPATRFSRIHRSYIVNLSKIGVIEDNSVVIETESGSKAIPIGKSYRDKLLGDINLMTR
- a CDS encoding TrmH family RNA methyltransferase — translated: MEERLLKEAVNFLEGFSNDNRKELLRKNVEDRTRYITLVLEDIFQAQNASAVIRTCDCFGIQDLHVIENYNSYKLNPDVVMGASKWVDLHRHHKEERNTLSTISKLKSQGYRIVATTPHTNDILLPDFDLSKGKAAFFFGTERTGLSDEVMNNADEFVKIPMYGFTESFNISVSAALVLSHLTTALRRSDVEWQLSDNEKLELNLKWLKKTVRSGDELLEKFLKKNQ
- a CDS encoding HU family DNA-binding protein: MNKAQLIDAIASKAGLTKADSKKALDAFIETTTEALKGDDRVALVGFGSFSVSKRDARTGRNPQTGKPINIPAKKVIKFKAGSELADSVQ
- the thrC gene encoding threonine synthase, coding for MKKEITVKYFSTNNIDLRYSFKEAVIKGLAPDKGLFFPVSIPKLGTDFFKRLPGLSLPEIGFEVARHFVGDDISDADLKKITEEVLNFPIPVVPIEDSVYTLELFHGPTCAFKDVGARFMSRCLSAFAKQNQEAVTILVATSGDTGSAVANGFLGVEGVNVIILYPAGKVSKIQEQQLTTMGQNITALEVDGTFDDCQALVKTAFGDNDLNAKLSLTSANSINIARLLPQSFYYFYAWAQLQPTDKKVVFSVPSGNYGNLTGGLLAKQMGLPIDSFIASANINKVVPDYLNTGKYETKASVQTISNAMDVGAPSNFARMMELYQEKHSDIIKDVKGVWFSDEETEDAIADVYNRTKYILDPHGAVGYLGLKKYLNKESEVGVFLETAHPAKFKDTVEKVLNIEIKVPDYLQECLGKEKKSILISKEFSEFKSFLLLK